A window of the Dictyostelium discoideum AX4 chromosome 4 chromosome, whole genome shotgun sequence genome harbors these coding sequences:
- the aifC gene encoding hypothetical protein, with translation MNYLYNISESLKKIFNYFSSITRDCEKKRVLIIGCGFGGSQVAKLLDSNFEVTVVERKQTFFNSIASIRAIVEPELAKKIYIPYDKLLKNGKFIYGTVIEISPTLVKLEDGKELTFDYLVIATGSNSLAPFKAPLEKISGTEIFNYYKDISEQIKQAKSILIVGGGSVGCEVVGEIINKYPIKNKELAKKITIVHSGNKLVSSKTNNKFNNLINESMKKRNVSVILNDRIEIPDDIKQCFINQTSPNFQVSLKTYKTKNGLSIESDFVIWTIGIKLNSESYKTNFSNEINEIGQIKVNQSCQVQGYDNIFAIGDITDFDELKTTYNALSHGNIVAKVIKDLSNGKNKNQLAKHKLLPPIISLSLGPKDGLTQINSNLNFGSFISRILKSNNLLINRFQTHFNNPEPLK, from the exons atgaattacctttataatatttcagaatctttaaaaa agatttttaattattttagtaGTATTACAAGAGATTGTGAAAAGAAAagagttttaataattgggTGTGGTTTTGGAGGTAGCCAAGTTGcaaaattattagattcaAATTTTGAAGTAACTGTTGTTGAAAGAAAacaaacattttttaatagtatTGCATCAATAAGAGCAATAGTTGAACCAGAATTggcaaaaaaaatatatataccaTATGATAAACTATTGaaaaatggtaaatttatttatggTACAGTTATTGAAATTTCACCAACTCTTGTAAAATTAGAAGATGGTAAAGAATTAACATTTGATTATTTAGTAATTGCAACTGGTTCAAATTCATTGGCACCTTTTAAAGCACCATTAGAAAAAATATCAGGTactgaaatttttaattactaTAAAGACATATCAGAACAAATTAAACAAGCTAAAAGTATATTAATAGTTGGGGGTGGTTCAGTAGGTTGTGAAGTTGTTggagaaattattaataaatatccaattaaaaacaaagaatTGGCAAAGAAAATTACGATTGTTCATAGTGGTAATAAATTAGTATCAtccaaaacaaataataaattcaataatttaattaatgaatctatgaaaaaaagaaacgtTTCAGTTATATTAAATGATAGAATTGAAATTCCAGATGATATAAAACAATGTTTTATTAATCAAACATCACCAAATTTTCAAGTTTCATTAAAAAcatataaaactaaaaatgggttatcaattgaatctgattttgtaatttggacaattggtattaaattaaatagtgAATCTtataaaactaatttttcaaatgaaattaatgaaattggtcAAATTAAAGTTAATCAAAGTTGTCAAGTTCAAGGATACGATAATATATTTGCAATTGGTGATATTACAGATTTTGATGAACTTAAAACCACATACAATGCACTTTCACATGGGAATATAGTAGCTAAAGTTATaaaagatttatcaaatggtaaaaataaaaaccaacTTGCAAAACataaattattaccaccaatcATTAGTCTATCACTAGGTCCAAAAGATGGTTTAActcaaattaattcaaatttaaattttggttCATTTATATCaagaatattaaaatcaaataatttattaattaatagatTTCAAACacattttaataatccaGAACCattaaaatga
- the aifB gene encoding hypothetical protein encodes MTSEKKRVLIIGGGYGGCEVAKQLDSKFNVTVVERKQTFFHSVGSVRAVVEPELVKKIYIPYDKLLKNGKFIFGTVIEISPTLAKLEDGQELTFDYLVIATGSNSLAPFKAPLEKKSSSEILNYFQNFSQQIKQAKSILIVGGGAVACELVSEIVEKYPVKDSELVKKITIVHSGSKLVNPKMNDKFTNVVSKAMKKRNVEVILNDRITMPDEIKANLLNQTSPNIQISSQNYTTEKGVPIQADLIIWTVGIKTNSESYQSHFSNVINESGQLKVNLSCQVQGYNNVFAIGDCTDFDEFKTAYNAGYHAAIAAKAIDALSKGKSNDKLAKHKVSGPILSLSLGPQDGITQISPTMCLGSFATKMIKSKSLFIDRYISQLNNPKPLIQ; translated from the coding sequence atgacatcagaaaagaaaagagtattaataattggtggtggttATGGTGGTTGTGAAGTTGCAAAACAATTagattcaaaatttaatgtaACTGTAGTTGAAAGAAAACAAACATTTTTCCATAGTGTTGGATCTGTTAGAGCTGTTGTTGAACCAGAATTAgttaaaaagatttatatACCATATGATAAGCTATTGaaaaatggtaaatttatttttggcaCGGTTATTGAAATTTCACCAACTCTTGCAAAATTAGAAGATGGTCAAGAATTAACATTTGATTATTTAGTAATTGCAACTGGTTCAAATTCATTGGCACCATTTAAAGCACCATTAGAAAAGAAAAGTAGTAGtgagattttaaattatttccaaaaCTTTTCACAACAAATTAAACAAGCTAAAAGTATATTAatagttggtggtggtgcagTTGCTTGTGAATTGGTATCGGAAATCGTAGAGAAATATCCAGTTAAAGATTCAGAATTGGTAAAGAAAATTACAATTGTTCACAGTGGTAGTAAATTAGTGAATCCAAAAATGAATgataaatttacaaatgtCGTTTCAAAAGCaatgaaaaagagaaatgTTGAAGTCATATTAAATGATAGAATTACAATGCCAGATGAAATTAAAGCTAACCTTTTAAATCAAACTTCaccaaatattcaaatatcATCACAAAATTATACAACTGAAAAGGGTGTACCAATTCAAgcagatttaataatttggaCAGTTggtattaaaacaaatagtGAATCATATCAATCACATTTCTCAAATGTAATCAATGAGTCTGGAcaattaaaagtaaatttAAGCTGTCAAGTTCAAGGATACAATAATGTATTTGCTATTGGTGATTGTACAGattttgatgaatttaaaacaGCATATAATGCTGGCTATCATGCTGCAATTGCAGCAAAAGCAATCGATGCTTTATCTAAAGGTAAAAGTAATGATAAGCTTGCAAAACATAAAGTATCAGGTCCAATACTTAGTCTTTCATTAGGTCCTCAAGATGGTATAACTCAAATCAGTCCAACTATGTGTCTTGGTTCTTTTGCTacaaaaatgataaaatcaaaatcattatttattgatcGTTATATTtctcaattaaataatccaaaaCCTTTaatccaataa
- the prafB gene encoding PRA1 family protein 2 → MSSSSSIKLQPWNDFIEWGRYSIPGSQNAITRMEDNLNFYSGNYIAIVAVVLLITLFTNMNLLVAILLLGAIGYYLFFVQKGDKNIGFAVLTPMIQMVILGVVSVIVIYKLSGLTLFYTTLVSLLFVLAHSALKMRNLKNKASNFVSGIKNDLKNELK, encoded by the exons ATGTCATCATCAAGCTCAATTAAACTTCAACCATGGAATGATTTCATTGAATGGGGTAGATATAGTATCCCTGGAAGTCAAAATGCAATTACCAGAATggaagataatttaaatttttattcagGAAATTATATAGctattgttgctgttgtacTTTTAATTACTTT ATTCACAAATATGAATCTTTTAGTTGCAATTCTTTTATTAGGTGCAattggttattatttattctttgTTCAAAAAGGTGATAAAAATATTGGTTTTGCTGTTTTAACTCCAATGATCCAAATGGTTATTCTCGGTGTTG TATCTGTCATtgttatatataaattaagtGGTTTAACTTTATTCTACACAACATTAGTTTCATTACTTTTCGTTTTAGCCCACAGTGCCCTCAAAATGAGAAACCTTAAAAACAAAGCATCCAACTTTGTTAGTGGTATCAAAAACGATTTAAAGaatgaattaaaatga
- a CDS encoding transmembrane protein, which produces MNVIPSIEKGKEEETNSIPYNQIQQQQQQRQQQQTKGVIVKEDSEEGGEYENGGDEESLLINHKNNNNNNNNNGSSDNSDSDSDSDTDSENETFICVCTSCYKKPEVKPIDRKKGFVSLFWVIIWIGLNMLLFFVNKYLDDRNPPFVFPIFVIMTGTFSTFFGSCIAVFIFKISDFPIKELRQHKLLLLVCSVFQAISYVMENVSIDQMSIPLNQVIKATGPAFIIILSFILYRKTYPFSILLCTFIIIIGVVITIFTSPQIKIIGFLYAFGSIIFASIQTVLIAKLVKNPKLNALSLLVATSLPSALVCLPIFFIFEFKEMKQYNGPTTIPIISVIGLAISACFYNLAHFYIVQFTSALYYVIIGNVKVVLVIIISSLVFANGFTPLNYLGAVVTMIGFILYNVFKYYENIGKNPPFITPFINCFIKCGCCQKIKPKKSKRNKNKTNDYNYYDNESDNENENNNTKNQDNKNKNKKEIEKENINKTINGD; this is translated from the exons ATGAATGTTATACCATCCATTGAAAAGGGTAAAGAGGAGGAAACAAATAGTATACCATACAaccaaatacaacaacagcaacaacaacgacaacaacaacaaacaaaagGAGTGATAGTAAAAGAAGACTCTGAGGAAGGAGGAGAATATGAAAATGGTGGAGATGAAGAATCCTTATTAATAAAccacaaaaataataataataataataataataatggttcatCAGATAATTCAGATTCAGATTCAGATTCAGATACAGATTCAGAGAATGAAACATTTATATGTGTTTGTACATCATGTTATAAGAAACCAGAAGTTAAACCAATTGATAGGAAGAAAGGATTTGTGTCATTATTTTGGGTAATAATATGGATTGGATTGAatatgttattattttttgtaaataaatatttagatGATAGGAATCCACCATTTGTATTCCCGATATTCGTTATTATGACAGGTACATTTTCAACATTTTTTGGAAGTTGTATAGCGGTGTTTATATTCAAGATATCGGATTTCCCAATCAAGGAATTACGACAACATAAACTATTGTTATTAGTATGCTCAGTATTTCAAGCCATTTCATATGTAATGGAGAATGTCAGTATCGATCAAATGTCAATTCCATTGAATCAAGTCATTAAGGCGACAGGACCAGCTTTCATCATTATTCTCTCTTTTATACTCTATAGGAAAACTTACCCTTTCTCAATTCTATTGTGTacatttatcatcatcattggtGTTGTCATTACCATTTTCACAAGTCCACAGATTAAAATCATTGGTTTCCTCTATGCATTTGGTTCAATCATTTTCGCCTCAATTCAAACTGTACTCATTGCAAAATTGGttaaaaatccaaaattaAATGCATTATCCTTATTAGTTGCAACCTCTTTACCATCTGCTTTAGTTTGTTTACcaattttcttcatttttgaatttaaagaaa tgAAACAATATAATGGACCAACTACAATACCAATTATATCAGTTATTGGTTTAGCTATTTCAGCATGTTTTTATAATCTTGCacatttttatattgtaCAATTTACATCAGCTTTATATTATGTTATCATTGGTAATGTAAAGGTTGTATTAGTAATCATCATTTCATCATTAGTATTTGCAAATGGATTCACtccattaaattatttaggtGCAGTTGTTACAATGATTGGTTTCATACTTTATAATGTTTTCAAGtattatgaaaatattgGTAAAAATCCACCTTTTATAACAccatttataaattgttttatcAAATGTGGTTGTTGTCAAAAGATTAAaccaaagaaatcaaaaagaaataagaataaaacaaatgattataattattatgacAATGAAAGTGATAacgaaaatgaaaataacaATACCAAAAATCaggataataaaaataaaaataaaaaagaaatcgaAAAAGAAAACATAAATAAAACCATCAATGGTGATTAA
- the u2af1 gene encoding CCHC-type zinc finger-containing protein: MAERRAAIFGTEKDQQNCPFYLKIGACRHGDRCSRLHNKPVLSQTILLPNLYQSPISKKAIEAAGGQAPNLSDAELQQHFDEFYEDIYEGLAKYGQVDLLNVCANLGDHLVGNVYVKYQKEDDANESIKGLKGRFYDGRPIISEFSPVTDFTEARCRQYDIGTCNRGGFCNFMHLHNPSKSLYYKLFGDRKSRSPSPKRDYRDRDRDYGRRGYDRDYRDRDRDRDRDYGRRGGGGYDRDYRDRDRDYGGGGGRYDRDYRDRDRDRDGYGRSRDYDRDRDRRPYDEFRGSRGSKSPEYSRNSGGDIPPSDHHFSRSLLLTDYAYPPPTGGIVNGSPSSNQPPLHLPPPTNEYSHILPITTTQSPLSTGSNGGSLQQQQQQQQQQQQQPQQQQQQQTPQIIPQPSENGGNVSTIGEKRVRDDETITSEKRLKGEENSQSDENGSIQWASNDERRTDEYDVKTSLKTSISESKE; encoded by the exons ATGGCAGAAAGAAGAGCCGCTATTTTCGGAACTGAAAAGGATCA ACAAAATTgtccattttatttaaaaattggagCATGTAGACATGGTGATCGATGTTCAAGATTACATAATAAACCAGTATTAAGCCAAActatattattaccaaatttatATCAAAGTCCAATCTCAAAAAAAGCAATTGAAGCAGCAGGAGGTCAAGCACCAAACCTTTCAGATGCagaattacaacaacatTTTGATGAATTTTATGAAGATATTTATGAAGGTCTTGCAAAGTATGGCCAAGTAGATCTTTTAAATGTATGTGCAAATTTAGGTGATCATTTAGTTGGTAATGTTTATGTTAAATATcaaaaagaagatgatgcaaatgaatcaattaagGGTTTAAAGGGTAGATTTTATGATG gtaGACCAATTATTTCTGAATTTTCACCAGTAACAGATTTTACAGAAGCAAGATGCAGGCAGTACGATATAGGAACATGCAATCGTGGTggattttgtaattttatgcATTTACATAATCCATCAAAGTCATTGTactataaattatttggcGATAGAAAGAGTAGAAGCCCAAGTCCAAAGAGAGATTACAGAGATAGAGATAGGGATTATGGTAGAAGAGGTTACGATAGAGACTATAGAGACAGAGACAGAGATAGAGACAGAGACTATGGAAGAAGAGGTGGTGGTGGCTATGATAGAGACTACagagatagagatagagatTATGGTGGTGGCGGCGGTAGATATGACAGAGACTACAGAGATAGAGACAGAGATAGAGATGGCTATGGTAGATCACGTGATTATGATCGTGACCGAGACCGTCGTCCATATGACGAGTTTAGAGGAAGTAGAGGCTCAAAATCACCAGAATACTCAAGAAATAGTGGGGGTGACATTCCACCCTCTGATCATCACTTTAGTAGATCTCTACTTTTAACAGACTATGCCTATCCTCCACCAACCGGAGGTATTGTAAATGGTAGTCCATCCTCAAATCAACCACCTCTTCACCTTCCTCCACCAACCAATGAATATTCACACATTTTACCAATTACAACTACACAATCACCACTCTCTACTGGCTCAAATGGTGGCtcactacaacaacaacaacaacaacaacaacaacaacagcaacaaccacaacaacaacagcaacaacaaacacCACAAATAATACCACAACCATCAGAAAATGGTGGAAATGTATCAACAATTGGTGAAAAGAGAGTTAGAGATGATGAAACAATAACTTCCGAGAAAAGATTAAAAGGTGAGGAAAATTCTCAAAGTGATGAAAATGGTTCCATTCAATGGGCGTCAAATGATGAAAGAAGAACTGATGAATACGATGTT